A portion of the Cloacibacillus sp. genome contains these proteins:
- the pdxT gene encoding pyridoxal 5'-phosphate synthase glutaminase subunit PdxT produces MKRVGVCAVQGAFAEHYAMLARVGAEPVEIRERADLKRLDALIFPGGESTAQGKLLRELGLFVPMRVMIMEGLPVWGTCAGMILLAKEIENDERRHFAAMDITVRHNGYGRQLASFIARGEFAGMRDVEMPFIRVPYIASVGGGTEVLARHAGLITAARERNMLATAFHPEITDDECVHRYFLSYI; encoded by the coding sequence ATGAAACGCGTCGGTGTCTGCGCGGTGCAGGGAGCCTTTGCCGAACACTACGCGATGCTCGCACGCGTCGGCGCGGAGCCCGTCGAGATACGCGAACGGGCGGATCTTAAGCGGCTTGACGCGCTGATCTTTCCCGGCGGGGAGAGCACGGCGCAGGGCAAACTGCTGCGGGAGCTTGGCCTCTTTGTGCCGATGCGCGTGATGATAATGGAGGGGCTGCCGGTCTGGGGGACCTGCGCCGGGATGATCCTGCTCGCGAAGGAGATCGAAAACGACGAGCGCCGCCACTTCGCGGCGATGGATATTACCGTGCGCCACAACGGATATGGCCGTCAGCTTGCGAGCTTCATCGCGCGCGGTGAATTCGCGGGGATGAGGGATGTCGAGATGCCCTTCATCCGCGTGCCGTACATCGCCTCCGTGGGCGGCGGCACGGAGGTGCTCGCGCGTCACGCGGGGCTGATTACGGCGGCGCGGGAGAGGAATATGCTCGCCACCGCCTTTCACCCCGAGATAACGGACGACGAATGCGTCCACCGCTATTTCCTTTCGTATATATGA
- the asrC gene encoding sulfite reductase subunit C, translating into MDINTKKLKKNAFRVTKVRGVTASRIRVPGGHLEAKYLRILQEIAERCGDGTVHITSRQGFELPGIPFEKMPEVNAMLQPVIEGLEINQTSPGTGYPASGTRNVTACVGSRVCPYGCYDTTAFAKHIEKAIFPNDLHFKIALTGCPNDCAKVRLHDFGIIGMTEPQFEAERCVSCGACLRYCEKKSVKALEKVSFRPRRSHEKCIGCGECVINCPTRAWTRSGEKYYRLTLLGRTGKRNPRLGEDFIKWVDEESIIRIILNAYRYVEKYIDACAPGGKEHVGYIVDRTGFEEFRRWAFEGVELPAKAEVYSPLYWKGPKF; encoded by the coding sequence ATGGATATAAACACAAAAAAGCTGAAGAAAAACGCCTTCCGCGTCACGAAGGTACGTGGAGTCACGGCTTCGCGCATCCGCGTGCCGGGGGGCCACCTTGAGGCGAAATACCTGCGGATACTGCAGGAGATCGCCGAACGCTGCGGCGACGGAACAGTGCATATCACCAGTCGGCAGGGTTTCGAGCTGCCCGGCATTCCCTTCGAGAAGATGCCGGAGGTGAACGCCATGCTCCAGCCGGTGATAGAGGGGCTGGAGATAAACCAGACAAGCCCCGGCACGGGTTACCCCGCCTCCGGTACGAGAAACGTCACCGCCTGCGTCGGCAGCCGCGTCTGCCCCTACGGCTGCTACGACACGACCGCCTTCGCGAAGCATATTGAAAAGGCCATCTTCCCCAACGACCTGCACTTCAAGATCGCGCTCACGGGGTGCCCAAATGACTGCGCGAAGGTGCGCCTGCACGACTTCGGGATCATCGGCATGACGGAGCCGCAATTTGAAGCGGAGCGCTGTGTCAGCTGCGGCGCCTGCCTCAGATACTGCGAAAAAAAATCCGTCAAGGCGCTGGAGAAGGTCAGCTTTCGACCCCGGCGCAGCCACGAAAAGTGTATCGGCTGCGGCGAGTGCGTCATCAACTGCCCCACCCGCGCATGGACGCGCAGCGGCGAGAAATATTACCGCCTTACGCTGCTGGGACGCACGGGAAAGCGCAACCCCAGGCTCGGCGAGGATTTTATAAAATGGGTGGATGAGGAAAGCATCATCCGCATCATCCTCAATGCCTACAGATACGTGGAAAAGTATATCGACGCGTGCGCCCCAGGCGGCAAAGAGCATGTCGGCTACATCGTGGACCGCACAGGCTTCGAAGAATTCCGCCGATGGGCGTTTGAAGGAGTGGAACTGCCAGCGAAGGCCGAGGTCTATTCGCCGCTTTACTGGAAGGGACCGAAATTTTAG
- the asrB gene encoding anaerobic sulfite reductase subunit AsrB: MLENEYVPFLSKITAVVKHTEIEYTFRMSYEGDVKPGQFFEVSIPKFGEAPISVSGIGDGTVDLTIRRVGQVTNEIFERFTGGSLFLRGPYGNGFNLDDYRGKDLVVIAGGTGLSPVRGVVDHFSRHPRDRGSMTLIAGFKSPADILFSEDIKRWEKTMNVILTVDCADECSCYRVGLVTKYIPELKLRTPSEAAAIVVGPPMMMKFSTRGLIEAGFQEENIWISQERRMCCGIGKCGHCKIGAAYVCLDGPVFNYVTGKNLID; the protein is encoded by the coding sequence ATGCTTGAAAACGAATATGTCCCCTTCCTCTCCAAGATAACGGCGGTCGTCAAACATACCGAGATCGAATACACTTTCCGCATGAGCTATGAGGGCGACGTGAAGCCCGGACAGTTCTTCGAGGTCTCGATCCCGAAATTCGGCGAGGCTCCCATCTCCGTAAGCGGCATAGGCGACGGCACCGTGGATCTGACGATACGGCGCGTCGGGCAGGTGACGAACGAGATATTCGAACGCTTCACCGGCGGGAGCCTTTTCCTGCGCGGCCCATACGGCAACGGCTTCAATCTTGACGACTACCGCGGCAAAGACCTTGTCGTCATCGCCGGCGGCACCGGGCTCAGCCCCGTGCGAGGCGTGGTGGACCACTTCTCGCGCCACCCGCGTGATAGGGGCTCTATGACCCTGATCGCGGGCTTCAAAAGTCCCGCCGACATTCTCTTCTCGGAGGACATCAAACGCTGGGAAAAGACGATGAACGTCATCCTCACCGTCGACTGCGCGGACGAATGCTCCTGTTACCGCGTCGGCCTCGTCACAAAATATATACCGGAGCTGAAACTGCGGACGCCGTCAGAGGCCGCCGCGATAGTCGTCGGACCGCCGATGATGATGAAATTTTCAACACGCGGACTCATCGAGGCCGGCTTTCAGGAGGAAAATATCTGGATATCGCAGGAACGCCGGATGTGCTGCGGCATCGGCAAGTGCGGCCACTGCAAGATCGGCGCGGCATACGTCTGTCTCGACGGTCCGGTATTCAACTACGTGACGGGCAAAAACCTGATCGACTGA
- the asrA gene encoding anaerobic sulfite reductase subunit AsrA, which produces MGYMLTTDEADRLIAELGKRCTIYAPKRFAGGAPFSDLDCVRYGEVKNVNEIVFDKKSDYSFKEALLPLSETLFFFTEEHLKEADGPQREALIFLRSCDLHAVRRLDEIYLRSGVEDYYYKRLRERVKFVLMGCPAPFESCFCVDMGTNRAEGYVLSIEPRGGGFAVECRLPEFEVLAADIGGRAGDAAPSFVSETPTRVDIPVGLTAEVSRAGMWNEYDSRCINCGRCNFVCPTCTCYTMQDIFYSDNGRVGERRRVQASCMADGFTDVAGGGSYRKKSGERMRFKTLHKIYDFKERFGYQMCVGCERCDDACPEYISFSHCINRLAEAIKEVEKDA; this is translated from the coding sequence GGCGGAGCGCCATTTTCCGACCTTGACTGCGTGCGTTACGGCGAGGTGAAAAACGTAAACGAGATAGTCTTCGACAAAAAGTCGGATTACTCTTTTAAGGAGGCGCTGCTGCCGCTCTCGGAGACACTTTTTTTCTTCACCGAGGAACATCTTAAGGAGGCCGACGGCCCTCAAAGAGAGGCGCTGATCTTCCTGAGAAGCTGCGACCTGCACGCGGTACGGCGGCTAGACGAGATATATCTGCGCAGCGGCGTGGAGGATTATTACTACAAGCGCCTCCGTGAAAGGGTCAAATTCGTCCTCATGGGCTGCCCCGCGCCCTTTGAAAGCTGCTTCTGCGTCGATATGGGTACGAACCGCGCCGAGGGCTACGTCCTTTCAATAGAGCCTCGCGGCGGGGGCTTTGCCGTGGAGTGCCGACTGCCAGAATTTGAAGTGCTTGCCGCGGATATCGGCGGCCGCGCCGGCGACGCCGCGCCCTCCTTCGTCAGCGAAACGCCGACGCGCGTGGATATCCCCGTTGGGCTGACCGCCGAAGTTAGCCGCGCGGGAATGTGGAACGAATATGACAGCCGCTGTATCAACTGCGGACGCTGCAACTTCGTCTGCCCGACATGCACCTGCTACACAATGCAGGACATCTTCTACAGCGACAACGGCAGGGTCGGCGAGCGCCGCCGCGTGCAGGCCTCCTGCATGGCGGACGGTTTCACGGATGTAGCCGGCGGCGGCAGCTACCGTAAAAAGAGCGGCGAGCGGATGCGCTTCAAGACACTGCACAAGATATACGATTTCAAAGAACGCTTCGGCTACCAGATGTGCGTCGGCTGCGAACGCTGCGACGACGCCTGCCCCGAATATATATCCTTCTCCCACTGTATAAACAGACTCGCGGAGGCTATAAAGGAGGTCGAGAAAGATGCTTGA
- a CDS encoding PLP-dependent aminotransferase family protein gives MIFDFIRIDRRGGDALWRQIYEQFAAAADNEMIAPLTRLPSIRELADGLSVSRSPVENAYERLHIDGYLMSRPKSGYFIAPRRRGNAAAWERARAKNSADIRYDLSSGRIEAKSADLSAWRRCLRAALKREDEITSRGDPCGEGELRAQLAAYAYRARGVKCHAEEIVTASGTQQLLSLLCRALGGGGRAVLESLGFEQGERVLRDYGWEVSVVEESPDTAGRLGDADIFMEIGSKRPLRTLAQRTRRRGALAEWARENCRFIIEDDYNGELRYLARPIPAMQPLAPENIVYIGSFSQLLLPSVRVAYMALPPRLAESCAEAARFYDPTLSKVEQLALADYIREGHLERHLRRCRKLYLRKSRLFSEALTRTFGPSLRWRLLETSTAFALTASGAEELRLAALHMGIKIETDGGDILLSFAGLPEDDIAAAVSALKEAWPQLGNEGKERAAVRA, from the coding sequence ATGATCTTTGACTTTATAAGAATAGACAGGAGGGGCGGCGACGCGCTCTGGCGGCAGATATACGAACAGTTCGCGGCGGCCGCCGACAACGAGATGATCGCGCCGCTCACGCGGCTTCCCTCGATACGTGAGCTTGCCGATGGACTATCGGTGAGCCGTTCGCCGGTCGAGAACGCCTATGAACGGCTCCATATCGACGGCTATCTTATGAGCCGGCCGAAGAGCGGATATTTTATCGCGCCGCGCCGCCGCGGAAACGCTGCGGCATGGGAGAGGGCGCGGGCGAAAAATTCCGCGGATATACGGTACGATCTCAGCTCCGGCAGGATAGAGGCGAAGAGCGCCGACCTCTCGGCATGGCGGCGCTGCCTGCGCGCGGCGCTGAAACGCGAGGATGAGATCACCTCGCGCGGCGATCCCTGCGGCGAGGGCGAGCTGCGCGCGCAGCTCGCGGCTTACGCCTACCGCGCGCGCGGCGTGAAATGCCACGCGGAGGAGATCGTCACCGCCTCCGGCACGCAGCAGCTGCTGTCGCTGCTCTGCCGCGCCCTTGGCGGCGGTGGGCGCGCGGTGCTGGAGAGCCTGGGTTTTGAGCAGGGAGAACGGGTGCTGCGCGACTACGGCTGGGAGGTCTCCGTCGTTGAGGAATCTCCGGATACGGCGGGGAGACTTGGCGACGCGGATATCTTTATGGAAATCGGCTCCAAGCGGCCGCTGCGCACGCTCGCGCAGCGCACGCGGCGCCGGGGCGCGCTCGCGGAATGGGCGCGCGAAAACTGCCGCTTCATCATCGAGGACGACTATAACGGCGAGCTGCGCTATCTCGCGCGTCCAATACCGGCGATGCAGCCGCTCGCGCCGGAGAATATCGTCTACATCGGCAGCTTTTCTCAGCTGCTGCTGCCCTCGGTACGCGTCGCCTATATGGCGCTGCCGCCGCGGCTCGCGGAGAGCTGCGCGGAGGCGGCCCGCTTTTACGACCCCACCTTGAGCAAAGTCGAGCAGCTCGCGCTCGCCGATTATATCCGCGAGGGACATCTCGAACGGCACCTGCGGCGCTGCCGCAAGCTCTATCTGCGCAAAAGCCGCCTCTTCTCGGAGGCGCTGACGCGGACCTTCGGCCCTTCGCTCAGGTGGCGGCTGCTCGAAACCTCGACCGCCTTCGCCCTCACCGCAAGCGGCGCGGAAGAGCTGCGGCTGGCGGCGCTCCACATGGGAATCAAGATCGAGACCGACGGCGGCGACATCCTGCTCTCCTTCGCCGGCCTTCCCGAGGACGATATCGCCGCCGCGGTCTCGGCGCTGAAAGAGGCCTGGCCACAGCTCGGCAATGAGGGCAAAGAGAGAGCGGCAGTGCGCGCATAG
- the pdxS gene encoding pyridoxal 5'-phosphate synthase lyase subunit PdxS, which yields MENRDQIKLNRDLAKMLKGGVIMDVTTPEQAKIAEGAGACAVMALERIPADIRAAGGVSRMSDPKMIRGIQQTVSIPVMAKCRIGHIAEARILEAIEIDYIDESEVLSPADDVYHIDKTAFRVPFVCGARNLSEALRRIEEGATMIRTKGEPGTGDVVQAVRHMRAMQSEIAHVVSMREDELFEAAKEQQVPYALLREVHDSGRLPVVNFAAGGVATPADAALMMLLGAEGVFVGSGIFKSGNPEKRAAAIVKAVTNYEDPKILAEISEDLGGAMVGINENEIAVLMAERGK from the coding sequence ATGGAGAATAGAGACCAGATAAAACTTAACCGCGACCTCGCGAAGATGCTTAAGGGCGGCGTGATCATGGATGTTACGACGCCGGAGCAGGCGAAGATCGCGGAGGGCGCCGGGGCCTGCGCCGTTATGGCGCTTGAGCGCATTCCCGCGGACATCCGTGCGGCGGGCGGCGTCTCGCGCATGAGCGACCCGAAGATGATCAGGGGCATCCAGCAGACCGTCAGTATCCCCGTGATGGCCAAGTGCCGCATCGGCCACATCGCCGAGGCGCGCATCCTTGAGGCGATCGAGATCGATTACATAGACGAGAGCGAGGTGCTGAGCCCCGCCGACGATGTCTATCATATCGACAAGACTGCCTTTCGCGTGCCCTTTGTCTGCGGCGCGAGAAACCTCTCGGAGGCGCTGCGGCGCATCGAGGAGGGGGCGACGATGATCCGCACGAAGGGCGAGCCGGGGACCGGCGACGTCGTGCAGGCGGTGCGTCATATGCGCGCGATGCAGTCCGAGATTGCGCACGTCGTCTCGATGCGCGAAGACGAGCTCTTTGAGGCGGCGAAGGAGCAGCAGGTACCCTACGCGCTGCTGCGCGAGGTTCACGACAGCGGCAGGTTGCCGGTGGTAAACTTCGCCGCTGGCGGCGTGGCGACGCCCGCCGACGCGGCGCTGATGATGCTGCTCGGCGCGGAGGGTGTCTTTGTCGGCAGCGGCATCTTCAAATCCGGCAACCCTGAGAAAAGGGCGGCGGCGATCGTCAAGGCGGTCACGAATTATGAGGACCCCAAGATACTCGCGGAGATATCAGAAGACCTCGGCGGCGCGATGGTCGGCATCAACGAGAACGAGATCGCCGTGCTGATGGCGGAGCGCGGAAAATAA